The genomic region GCCTCCCTGCCCCATTCCCACATCCACCTCAGGGCCCCTTCAAGCTTACTCCTaaggatgtaaagccagtagccacggccaccatcacagcctcctggcccatgcaggttcacatttgattcggacagtcagtgtaaagccaggagccacagccagggccactatcacagcagccgcctggcccatgcaggttcgcattggattcggacagtcggtaaagaaacaacggagccaaaaactggtgggccatagtctttcattctagcttgcacccggcgggcaagtaaaaacacacactgggctccaaaacccaatcacattcagtgctcacaaagctactgatttatctgagtttcctagaatcaaaggtttctagctcaccagacttattctcctcagttccccatctccttccttctccagcgtcaaactgcacaaactggcatctcactcagcactccgccatcttggctgcttctcctggccacatggcctctttctgctctctgttctgctccctccACTCTCttatgctagtcatcccaggaaccaagagcacaaactcccgctccgtcctcattttatagtgtagaaatccaaacccttaatccaatatacaaaatagggaagtctctaatacaaagtcactttctgaggcatgattggattgtaccaccccacatcaaaaagggtaggaaaggcttaatcccaaaaccaagccccaggctacaaggattctgcctgcctttagcccaccccaacacacattaatatcacctgggcgacggcctcctcgtgttatctttaacaaagtgagcataatacattttatctgcccaacagtcggtaatgaaacaacggagccaaaaactgatgggtcatcagctttaatcctagcttgcacccagtgagcaagaaatacacacagtgggaaaacacttccctttccatttagggctcccaaagccactgacttatctgagttttctagaatcaaagatttctacctcaccagtctgtcacctctgttccccatctccttctctctgcacaaactgcacaaactggcttcttattcagcactccaccatcttggctgcttctcctggcctcctccacgtggcctttctctgctctcctctctaatgctaatcttaggaaccaagaaagagcaagctcccggtctgccccacttaactaaaacctttaatccaatatacaaacaaggaagtctctgatacaaagtcacttatctgaggtataatgggattcctcatgagagtgcaccaccccacatcaaaaagggtgggaaaggcttagtcctaaaaccaagccccaggctacaaggatcctgcctgcccccaacacacattaatataatcacgcccatcccaagcaagaaaggaaaccaataccatcacctgtgtgacgggcttccatgtgggcagcaccatctttaacaaagtgagcatagtatattttatctgcccaaaaaaGGGCCTCAAGCGTCACTTTTTGCCTACCTCCCTTCTCCAGCCTCATACTCCTGCTCTTTCCTTGTCTGCACTCTGCTTTGGCCACGGGGTTTTCTTTCCCGTAttcagtggcacaatggatagagtttcgaacctgcacctgagctcaggctcatctggcatgagcttTGTATCATCAACATGATTATAACGTCATtgacttgaacaagggatcactggctcggctggagcccctggtcaagcacgtattagaagcaatcaatgaacaattaaaagtaATGCAACTACGAgtcagtgcttctcatctctctcctgtcctgtttctctctctctcaaggaaaaaaaaaagtgagtttccTCCCTGCATCAGGGTTTCTGCAAGCTTTCCCGTCTGCCAAGAAGGCTGCCCTGCCCTGGGCAACTCTTTTGTGTCCTTCAGGTCCCATCTTACATCTTATATTGAATTTTTGTGACTTCCCAGACTAGGTTAGAGTACCTTGACACATTCTGTGTATGTTGTCATAGCAGCCCCCTTCCCTTTTATGTGATTCACTGCAAAGATTACTGACTGTTGTGTGCAGAGGGCAAGACCACAACTTTCTTGTTCATGCTatctccccagtgcccagcagATTATAAATCCCCAGTAAGTGAATGACTGAAGGCAAAGGAGGGAGGTAAAGAGGGGAGCCCAGTCTGTGACTGAGGCCAGGGCTCTGCCAAATTCAAGATCAAGGAACTTCCCTCTGTCACTTGCCTTTCCCTGCATGGGTCCCCAACTAGGTTTTTCGTGCCCACCCTTGGATAGAGATTTATGTGGTTCGAATTTGGGCCTTGAGGCCTTGAGGCAAAGGGTGGGACTGCCCGGAAGGAGGTGGCTGGTGAATGGTGGCTCTGTGAGTGGGGAGATGACTTCACTGGGCTCATCCCACTGTGAGAGTGTGAGCAGGGTCCTGCCCTGGGGAGTCCCACCCTACCTGGGCTGACAGAGGGTCCTGGTTAGAATGGGCCATGGTTCTCATCCTTCTCTggcttttcttcccttccagtTCAGGACAAAGAGGCTGGACCAGCCGCTGCCATCATGGCGGGTAAGGAGAAGGGGGGTCATGCAGGTGGGACAGGTAGGTGAGCATAGGATGGGTGGGCCTCCTCCTAgttcctttctcccccctcctagttcctttctcccccctccctagtGTTTAGAGGTCAGGTTCTTTCTGGCCTCATGTCCCCAGGTTTCCCCTGGCCCCCCAATGAGGCCTGTCTATCCAAGACCCTGCATATGACACTGTCTAGTCCTCTGTCAGACCTCTGATATTGGGGACCGAGCATCCTGATGCCCTGGTCTTATTGGCCATTAGACTGATGAGCGGCATGGGTGGCATAGTCCTTGCCCCCTCTGTCACCATTGCTCTCTAATACTCTGAAaccttttcttctcatttctgaGTTGCCTGGTTTCCAAAGCCTTAGGTGCTGGCTCAACCCTCATCCCACTGGATAAACTAAGGTCTGGAGAGGGGTGGTGACTTACCCAAGAGCAGAATGTTGGAGTTGAGGCTGGAGCCCCCATTTCCAGACTaactcattttgtttattctgcCTGGCACAGGCTCCCTGCTGAGGAGGGTGCTGCACCCCTGATGAACAGCATGTACTGTTTTTcttctgagggacagtgacacTGCTATAGGGCCTTTGGTTACTTTGGGAACCTCACTCAGCCCGAGGAAGCAGGGATGGTTGGGTAGGGATAGCAGAGCGGCCTATGGCCACAGGAGCTGACAGGGCAGCCGAGGCTAGGGAAAGAATGATGATACCAGATTgtcagggggcagggagggggacaTTCAAGGTGATGCCATGTGATGTCCTTACCCACAGAGAAAGTAAACAACTTCCCACCACTGCCCAAATTCATCCCGCTGAAGCCCTGTTTCTACCAAGACTTCGAGGCAGACATCCCTCCCCAGCATCTCAGCATGACCAAGCGTCTCTACTACCTCTGGATGTGTGAGTGCTATGGGTGGGggagtgggtggggtgggggcatctGGGGTGGGGTGCCTGTGAGCTGGCCGTCCTCAGCTACACTTGCAGCATCTGCATGAGCCAATGAGCCTTTCCTCACCTGACTCCCAAAAGGCTCTTCTCCTGGATTGACTCTACAGCTGGGTCTTGGTTTTCCTCCATCCTTCATCTCAGCCTCTCCTTCTCCCAACCCCTGTCTCCCATTCACAGACCCTTGGGATAAGATATTCTGTCTCttgctttcccttttctttcctactGGAGTACTTTTCTAGGGAGTCTCAGGGTTCTGGATCTCAAGgtcttatttttctaagaaaagagCATTTAACTGAGAGGTAGGAGGTATGAGATCAAGTCAGGCTGGTAGCTCTGCTTCCCCAGCAGCAGGTTCCTTATCTGTAGAAAGAGGATGTTGGCCAAGTGATCACTGGTACCACACAGAGCTCTGGTCAGTGCTTCTAAGAGTCTAGAGTTCCAACGTTCTAAGATGTTGAGGTCAAGCATTTACCATTCCTAGTTTCTGATGGTCTGTGGCAGGTTGGTGGAAAAGATGTCATCTTAAGGGTTGTGCCTAGGCTAGTCATAGGTACCTCTTAAGTATGTGCAAGGAGAGGAGTctggctgtcctctgctgaggCACCAGCCCCAAGGAACGCCAGACACCTTAGCTAGGGTCTGCCACAAAGAATGTTGCTTTGAGTCAGGCCTGCACTTAGCTGCTTACTTGGGGAGATGACTGATTATGCCAGGAAGGTGGCAAAGAGTGCTGTCTTTGTAGCAGGTTCTTCATGGAATGGTAGAAAGAGTATGGGGACAAACTCAGTTTCAAGTCCTGGCTTGGCTTTTGGGTGGTCACAGGGTGTTTTTCCCTATGTAATATGAGGAGGGAGGGAATGGGGCCAGTGTGGAAACTACAGATGTTGGAAGAGCGTGAGTAGGTTGTCTCTgatggctttaatttttttccccatcaaAATGTGGTGTAGGACTGGGGATAGGAGCTTTGAAGACACTGGGATTAGAATGAGAGCACATTTGTTGACAGAAGGTGAGGACACTAGCCAAAGAAATGTGAACCCCCTAAGTTATCTGGGCCATGCACAGGGTCCATCAAAGATTGGCTGACATGAATTTACTGTCCTGCCAGGCCTCTGGGGTGGGGAGTCACCTTTTCTCCTAGTGATACTCAGCTCAGGTCCAGGTGGCAGTCGTATCAGTCCAGGCTGAGTGTGATCAGAAGACAGGGCAGGGGAAGGAATGAGAAGGTGAGtgtaccctgacctgtggtggtgcagtggataaagcattgacctggaatgctgaggttgctggttacaaaccctgggcttgcctggtcgagcaAGGCACAtgacaacaagcaatcaatgaacaactatatatgagttgatacttctcattcctccctcttctctctgtaaaatgaataaataaaatctttttaaaaaatgagtgtagTGAAGTATGGTACCTAAGCTAGATAAAGAAGTGGAGATAGAAAACAGTTGATGGCTAGAGAGGCAGTGTGGCCATGTTAATGGATGTCAGTTCTAAGGAGGTAGTAGAATAAACAGTAGAGGCAACTATGTAGATAGTAGAATAAACAGTAGAGGCAACTATGTAGATCCACTGAGCTGGAGAGAGGTGGGACTAGGGAGAGAAGCATAAACCAATATAAAAATAGGTTAAATGTCTAGTTTATGCAAAGAgccaataaagtcaataagaaGATCAAGGTTCTGGGGGTGGCCAACAGGAATGGAGGAGATGCACAGGAAGAAACGCTGTTTCTCACAGGAGGGGCCTTGAGACAGTGGTACCTGCTCAGAAGGCAACATTGGCAGGGCAGACTGTGGGAGCATTCCTCCTGACCCTGGGCTCTGGGAACCCTGCCCCTGAGAAGATCTCATTCAGGAACTGGATTGAAGGGCTATAAATATCTTCCTAAGTCCTCTCTAGGTGTCTGCCAGATGCTTCACTCCCAAGGAAATGTATATAACCTTTGAGATGCTTCAGGGTGCTCTTCGGAAGCCAGTACTATAGATGCCTGGGATGTTTGAGCCTAAGATTGAGCCCACCTTCCTCTCTTTATTCAACTGGGCGTTGTGGAGCTTTATTTAAAGGGATTCAGCCTAATGTTAAAAACCTAGGTGTGTGTGTTAGTGCCAGCCCCAGTGGAGGAAGGAGTCTTTAAGGTCCCTGCCGCCTGATTCACTGATACTGTGATTCTGAGGTTCAGCTAGATTATGTGGGCACAGAGGAGGGGGAGCCTGGGTCTTGCTCTCGGGGAGCTTCTAGTCTGGTTGATGGGCTAGAATTTGTACTTTGAGGAACCATGAGAGCAGCTCAGGCCTGCAGGAGCTCAAAGGGAAGGGAGATAAATAAGGCTGCAGTAGTgaaggaaggcttcttggaggaggtggcaTGATAGTTGTGTAAGAAATAGATTGGATAAAGACAGATCCCAGCCACCACGACCTGCCCTATTTAAGTGCAAGGCAGATAGTACAATAGCTTGAAGAGATGTGTCCACAAggcgttttctttttcttttttccttcctttctttttttaaaattttttaaattttgtgtcccCCTCCTTACAAAGGTGGGTGTCCTGTGCCTTGGCCTTGGTGATTGCCATGGGTCTGGCAGGCAGGTGTTAAGGTCATTCTTATAAGGAGAAGAGCATTTCTACTACTACCTGGGGGCTTCAGGGCCCTTCAGTGGGGCTTGCTGGGCTGGGACTCTGGATTTCTGCTCTGGAGGCTCTTTGTTCTCTGGGTTTTTTAGATCCCcaggagtgggtgtggggagTGGGTTGGTCTGAGCTCTCAGCTTTCTTTCTTACAGTCTgtactcgtgtgtgtgtgtattcactgATGTGCGTATGGGTGTGAATGTGTATAAATGTGGtttgtatgtatgtttgtgtgtgtctacATCTCTCTGCTTGCGCTGTTTGCATGTGATGGGTTGTGTGTTGAGTTATGGGTGTGTACCTGTGCAGTGAACAGCGTCACGCTGGCCGTGAACCTGGTGGGCTGTCTCGCATGGCTGATCGGAGGTGGGGGAGCCACCAACTTTGGCCTCGCCTTTCTCTGGCTCATCCTCTTCACACCCTGCTCCTACGTCTGCTGGTTTCGGCCCATTTACAAGGCCTTCAAGTAAGTGGTTGGTGCTGACCCTGGCTCCTAACCCTTCCTCTTTGCTCATTCCCCCCATCTCTTCTCTACATAgtttctcactttttcttttttttttcccatgtccCAAACTTACTTTCCCTTGTTCACCCTTAGCTCATACTGCCAGATAGGATTTGGGCTTCCTGAGAGTTCTAGGCTAGGGTGAGGGGCTGGGAGTCAGAGCCTTCTTTccagttcttttcttccttctttccttccccttccccttccccttccccttccccttccttcctccctccctcccttcctcctttcttcctccttccttttcctctagCCTTGGGTGTGGGCAACATAGAGTAGACACCAGGCCTATTTTAGTTTTGTCTTCTCCAGTCAACTGCATGTTAAAATTTTTCCAATGGGGCCACTGTCTTGGTGGAGATGCCCATCCTGTACCCATGGGGCTAGCTAATTTGGTGCCAAGTAGACCATCTATCCATGTACCAATGGAACCAGCCAGCCATATACCACTACCACTGTTTGTGTGCTAATGAGGTCTCCCAACTCTGCCAAAGGGACTGACCATCCATGTATCAGTGGGGCTAGCTTTCTTGGTGCCAGTGGGTGTGTACTTTGTATCAAATTAGATTTTCAGTCTTTGTGCCAATTGGACTATTCATCCATGTATCAACAAGGCTATCTGTCTTGGTGCCAGTGGTGTATCCATGGTGTTTCAAATGTCTTTGCCAACTGGATCATCCATCTATATGCCAATTAAGTTGCTCTCTTGGTGCCAATAGGTTGTCCATTCTAGGACCAATGGAACTTTCTATCTCTAAGCATATGGGACCATCCATCCATATTCCAGTAGAGCTAACTGTCTTGGTGCCAATGGAATTGTCCATCCCCTTAACAATGGGGTTGTTTATTCTAGCCACAATGGGTCCACCAGTGGGGCCAACCATGCATGTACCAGTGGATGGTTCATTCTGAAGAAATGTCTTCCTCCTGTAATATACACATTACAGAGGCCTTGGTGATTGCCACGGTAGAATCCTGCAAAGATCCATGGGTAAACACTCTCCCATTTTGGCCTCTCAGTTAGGCCTTTGACTGTCTTTCGTCCATTGTGTACTCACTTAAACTTGGAAAGGCTTGGGGGCCTTGAAGGCAGGAAATTCCTGGCTCTCTGCCCAGGTGATGCGAGCCATCTCTTCTGTTACAGGACTGACAGCTCCTTCAGCTTCATGGCATTCTTCTTCACCTTCATGGCCCAGATGGTCATCAGCATCATCCAGGCTGTGGGTATCCCAGGCTGGGGCGTCTGGTAAGAGACTGAGGTATCTGGGACTTACCCAGGGCTGGCATGGGTGGCACTTTGGCTATGTCTTTTGCTTACCTCCGTGTGCTAAGCTGCCTAGCCTGTGAGGACACCAGGAATTATAGGAAGTGTGAGAGGATTCAGGCTAGTATAGTAGAAACAGTCACAGCACCAGTGGAGAAGGAGAATCTTACAGTGGTATCTGGGGGCTGAGGGGTATCAAGAATCATGGGAAAACCTGAGTGAAGGAAGTTTTATATCTGAGGAGCTTGTCTCCTAAGCCATGGGGAGGGTTTTTCCTGACCACTAATACAGACCCTTTGGGTATCAGAAATGGTCCCTTTGCATCCAAAGATATGGTCCCTCCATGTGACACTGATATGGTCCCTTGCTCTAGTATCTGGTGGGGTGGCTCCTGGGTAGCCCTTACCATGCTGGGCAGCCCCACAGCTGGCCTCTTCCTGCAGCGGCTGGATTGCCACCATCTCTTTCTTTGGAACAaatgttggctcagcagtggtgATGCTCATTCCCACCATCATGTTCACAGTCGTGGCTGTTTTTTCCTTCATCGCCCTCAGCATGGTATGTGGTTACCTCAAGGGTAAGAGGGTGGCTTTGGAAAGGGGCGGAAAGGGGCTGTGATCTGTAACAGCCTATCTTCCAAAGGACAGGAGGACCTAGAGGTCTTCCTAGGGGCTCACTGTGGAATGTCTTGGTGGATTTTGCCCCTGATGCGCAGAGTATGGGTGGGAGAGAGGGCTGACTTCTACAGTAAGTTGTCTCTGGCTTCCATGTTCTTTTTGGATGGCCTGCCTCTTCCCTTTGATTAACCTTTCCTGTGCTCCTCCTCCTACAGGTTCATAAATTCTACCGGGGCAGTGGGGGGAGCTTCAGCAAAGCTCAGGAGGAGTGGACCACGGGAGCATGGAAGAACCCGCACATGCAGCAAGCAGCCCAGAATGCAGCTGTGGGGGCGGCCCAGGGTGCCATGAATCAGCCTCAGACTCAATATTCTGCCACCCCCAACTACACATACTCCAATGAGATGTGAGCCATCTGAGCCTACTGGAAgacagggctgggagctgggggctCAAGCCACATAATTGTGGTGGTGACCAAGCAGGATTCCtacttcccttctctcctccccttctccttttctcctctcctctttgtaCAAAGAATTATATATATCTTCTCTGCCCCTTTGGATTTTGCTCTGAGTATCCCAAGAACTATGGGCTGCACATGGAGCTGTCCCATGTGGTAGTAGCTGTGTCCACGTCCCTCGTGAAGTAATGTGCAGTGGAAGTCTCTGTTGTTGTGGTGCTAGATACATGTTTAGAACTAAACCAGCTCCCACCTTCCACCAGGCTACTCCCTCTAACTTTGGCCCAAGGACGCTTCATGGACCAGGGGGCATAACAGAGAGAgccttgccccctccccaggctTATGAGCTGAAACTGTTTCCACTTTTGGTCTTATTGAGAAGCAACACTATGTATTTAACGCTCATGGTGGTGGCGTGGTGGCGGTGATTGTGGATGGGAGGGTGGAGACATGCAGGGAATCTTTACTTGCTCCTTCTGATTTGGGTCTCCTCCCGCTcaacctcctcccctccttttgtCCTACTGCCTCGTTCCCTGTGGTATCTTCTCTTGCCCagggtttctctcttccccttgtggcttttctttgttttccccaaGGTTGAGTGTCCCAGTTGTATCTCCTCCTGAAACTGAGCCCAGTCCCAaatcaaggaggcagagagaggagctgAGCCTTGTCCCGATGTGGGAGGGCACACAGAGCTGCTCCCAGCACCTGACTCCCAGGGAACGGTGAGGCAGACTCATTTCCCTGCCTCTCAGAGTGTGGCAGGCTCCTCTTTTCCCTGTcctgcttcctctccttctcttcccagaTTCCCCTCGAGTCCCTCTGTCTATGTTCCTCCCCAAACCCCCAGCTGCTGTAGCCCTAACCTGCCTTCCCTGAAGAGCTGGGTGGTGTCCAAACAAAGGTGCAGCTGGAACCGAGAATATGTAAATAATTACCGGTTTCTGGGTGAGGCCTGGCTGGCTCAAGCCTGCTGGAAGGTACTCAGTGTCTCTGAATGACTGACCATTGGATTGTTGGCAGCAGTAGCTTTGTTGTGTGGGTCTGGTAGAAGGGATAGGCTCCGAGGGCCAGGCCTGAAGGGAGGATCAGAGGAGATGGCTGGCAGGGCCCAGTGAGATGGGTTCATGACTCCCCCATGCCAGCTTGCTTTTGGTCACAGGCCACTTCTGGGTGCTTGAATTCAGGACCCAGGAGGAAGCACAGGCCCAATCTTATCTGCAGGAGCAGTGGCTGGGCCGGGCTTTCAGGTTAGTAATGGTGTgaagggcttttatttttttttcaaatcaagaTAACTTGTTCCCTTCTGCCTGTGACCTTGGTTCTTGGCCCCTCCTCAACCTCCCGGAACTCTTTTCCCTTCTGGACAATGATTTCAGGCCTGTGGTGCTGTTATGTTCCAAGCATTATGAGAATGTTGCTGGTAAACACCCTGGCTCTCTGAGGCCTGGAGGGGAGTGGATTCTCATTCAAGGAGCAGTTACTCATTTcccattctctcttctcctgggTATTTGGCCTGAAAAAGCAAGTCCTGCTTGGCAACTGTAGGCTGGCTCCAGCTTGGAACCTAGCACCTGAGCTTTCAGGTACGCTCCTGAGCTTTGAGCTCCAAGTACTTCATTTTTCTGTAAGGGGAGCCAGGGCCTCTGCAGTGTTCTCTTCCTAATGGTCCCTTAGGCTTGGAGCCAGAGTGTGATTGGCTCTCTCCTCTACTACCTTCTCTCTGGAAAGCATTCATCACAGTCCCTAGTACACCAAGTCTGGGTTCTTCCTCCCTGTCCTCTTCCCCTAGCCCAGACTTCTGACTCTTTCTCTTAGTCTCCCTGGTAGCTCCTGGAGGCCTGTGGTCCAGCTGCCAGCCTGGAATCTGTGGCCTGCTAGTTACCACCTGTAGCCCATTTCTTTCCCTACCTGCCTTGCCTTTGTCCTGGCTCAGACCTGTGTGGTGgtgccctgctcctgcccctgcccttgGGAAGGCCTGCTACTTGTGTGTGGCCAAGCTTCCCAGGCCCTGGGAGGCTTCATCTCCAGGCAACTATGCACTTTCCTGGTGAAGGGACCAGTATGAGAAGAGGGCAGTGGGGCACATTCATCTCTGCTGGATGGTCATGGGGGTGGGACAGAGAAAAGTCCAGGTCAGTTCTGGGAGTCCTCAGGTTTGCATCCAGCCAGTGACCTGCTTGTATATTCTGCGGGTGCCCGTGGCTCCTCATTTCTGGGAGACATAGACCCTTCTCCGTCTGGCAGTTGACCTGCCTGAGCCAGTGTCTGTCTTTGGTAACGAGTGAACCATAATAAAGGGGAACATTTGACCCTGTATAGCCTGCTGCCTCACGTgtcttctctgggcctctgtgCAGCGTCACCACCGggtgtggaggtggggtgggTCTGCTGCCTGACTTTCCTAGGGTCCCAGGTTACCTCTGTGTGGCTCTTTTTTGAGGCAGCCTTCAGGAGGCCTTGAAATAGCCTCAGAGGCCCTCCTGCTGGTTAGGAGGAGTTCTAAGTTCCACAGAAGAGGTGGAAGGCTGCATTAGTGGGTGTGGTGGTTTGTACCAGACGATCCCCGCTGATGAGGGCAGGGAAGAGCAGAGAGGGCCCCACTCAAGTGTCCTGAGGGCCTACTCAAGGGTTACCAGGGCCCGCGGGGGCTGGAGAATGCAGAAGGCTGAAGGGCACCGGTCCTGCTGCCCACGCTATGCCCTCCATCTGCACTGTTGCGTGGGCACTCTAAGCTGCTGCTCATCTTTCGCGACTCACCCCGAGTGCCGCCTCCGAGTGCTTCCCTGCCTCTAGGGCATTACGCCTCTACCTCCTCCTGGAGTACCATTTTCTGTGTCCCTGCTTTTCTCAAGGGCAGGAATCCGTGTGATGCATCTCCATACCCCCTGCACTTAAAGCACAGAAGAGGCTCATTAAATACCCTGGGATGAACAGTGTATATAtcgggtgggggtgtggggcgaGGAAGCCGGGCAAGTAGGCGAAAACCAGGCAGGGTTCACGGCGGCATGCCCTTAAATGGAC from Saccopteryx leptura isolate mSacLep1 chromosome 6, mSacLep1_pri_phased_curated, whole genome shotgun sequence harbors:
- the SCAMP5 gene encoding secretory carrier-associated membrane protein 5 codes for the protein MAEKVNNFPPLPKFIPLKPCFYQDFEADIPPQHLSMTKRLYYLWMLNSVTLAVNLVGCLAWLIGGGGATNFGLAFLWLILFTPCSYVCWFRPIYKAFKTDSSFSFMAFFFTFMAQMVISIIQAVGIPGWGVCGWIATISFFGTNVGSAVVMLIPTIMFTVVAVFSFIALSMVHKFYRGSGGSFSKAQEEWTTGAWKNPHMQQAAQNAAVGAAQGAMNQPQTQYSATPNYTYSNEM